In a genomic window of Narcine bancroftii isolate sNarBan1 chromosome 7, sNarBan1.hap1, whole genome shotgun sequence:
- the LOC138740044 gene encoding protein FAM181B translates to MAVQAAIMNPHFIHFCFPSSSMEYELESAYNGALLGEMENAGELKETTNALLNFIDSASSNIKLALDKPVKSKRKVNHRKYLQKQIKRCTGMISVSGSGPGTGQEAGSKKQASPPSSTPSAATGHFQCKPPPKKDGSQSSLQSKSLAALFDSVRDLQRSAAGGSSKKVPLRNRNLPPSFFTEPANVKITSTSGMSLKDLERGNPEAAEFFELLGPDYSNMISSAEPFPVRIPQQGSYELGAPDSYRGSESFSHFPDPWLQCNPSKKSPPAGWNLSAPESARTAGGLTPLYPSSQPTNASPMDEPPGTLAAFSPFFPECSLPQVSYEYSPGFNCGRQAFPGL, encoded by the coding sequence ATGGCTGTGCAGGCTGCCATCATGAACCCTCACTTCATCcatttctgtttccccagctcttcaATGGAATATGAGCTGGAAAGTGCTTACAACGGAGCCCTCCTGGGAGAGATGGAGAATGCCGGGGAGCTGAAGGAAACCACCAACGCCCTACTCAATTTTATAGACTCGGCCTCCAGCAACATCAAACTGGCTTTGGACAAGCCGGTGAAATCGAAGCGGAAAGTCAACCACAGAAAGTATTTGCAGAAGCAAATTAAGCGGTGCACGGGGATGATCTCCGTGAGCGGCAGTGGTCCCGGAACGGGGCAAGAAGCAGGGAGCAAGAAGCAGGCTTCTCCCCCATCCTCCACGCCATCCGCCGCCACCGGCCATTTCCAGTGCAAGCCGCCGCCCAAGAAGGACGGGTCGCAGTCGAGCCTTCAGAGCAAGTCGCTGGCGGCACTCTTCGACTCGGTGCGGGATCTGCAACGCTCAGCCGCGGGCGGCAGCAGCAAGAAGGTGCCGCTGAGGAACCGCAACTTGCCGCCGTCCTTCTTCACGGAGCCGGCCAATGTTAAAATCACCTCCACCTCCGGCATGTCCCTGAAAGACCTGGAGAGGGGGAATCCCGAGGCGGCCGAGTTCTTCGAGCTGCTCGGGCCGGATTACAGCAACATGATCTCAAGTGCGGAACCGTTCCCGGTGCGGATCCCGCAGCAGGGGAGCTACGAGCTGGGAGCCCCCGACTCGTACCGCGGCAGCGAGAGTTTCTCCCACTTCCCCGATCCTTGGCTCCAGTGCAACCCGTCGAAGAAGAGCCCTCCCGCGGGATGGAACCTGTCCGCCCCAGAAAGCGCCAGGACAGCGGGCGGGCTCACCCCGTTGTACCCCAGCAGCCAGCCCACAAACGCTTCGCCCATGGACGAGCCTCCCGGGACTTTAGCTGCCTTCTCGCCGTTTTTCCCTGAGTGTTCACTGCCACAAGTCTCTTACGAGTACAGTCCAGGATTTAATTGCGGCAGACAAGCCTTCCCGGGCCTTTAA